The Magnolia sinica isolate HGM2019 chromosome 10, MsV1, whole genome shotgun sequence genome includes a window with the following:
- the LOC131217592 gene encoding uncharacterized protein LOC131217592 produces MTWPPGNPHPNLTRVYNSLQGHTVMERAQVPLYKSLQGISSSGFTTGQARAFSLAQHLHYRSLMIEQPLSQISGTHQAPRIWSMQKIFYPNRPSDLSMTAASLFPHLYFQ; encoded by the exons ATGACCTGGCCTCCAGGCAATCCGCACCCTAATCTTACAAGAGTATACAACAGTTTGCAAGGCCACACGGTGATGGAACGTGCACAGGTTCCACTGTACAAGTCTCTCCAG GGAATATCCAGCTCTGGCTTCACAACTGGACAGGCCAGGGCCTTCTCATTAGCACAGCATCTCCATTACCGCAGCCTCATGATAGAACAGCCCCTCTCTCAGATTTCTGGGACTCATCAGGCACCTAGAATCTGGTCCATGCAGAAAATTTTCTACCCCAACAGACCATCTGATCTATCAATGACAGCGGCATCTTTATTTCCACATCTTTATTTCCAATAG